In Cryptococcus neoformans var. neoformans JEC21 chromosome 5 sequence, one genomic interval encodes:
- a CDS encoding enolase 1, putative yields the protein MSFQSVRASQIFDSRGNPTVEVVVETLQGRFVAGVPSGASTGSHEAVELRDKGDAYGGKGVSKAVKAVNEVLGPALIQSGIKASEQAKIDQLLIQLDGTDNKSKYGANAILGISMAAARAGAAEKGLELFEHLADLTFPQRDKAKPYVLPVPCTNQLNGGVHAGNQLAPQEFMVLPTGATSFEEAMRIVTECYHSLKSVITEKFGLAGTGIGDEGGFAPPVDSIDQALDLLVEASAKAGHSNNVHFAIDPASSEFFKDGVYDLDFKSTDQLETHRCLSPDQMASLYNDLISKYPLILLEDPFAEDDWDSWTKFMEKINGRIEVVGDDLLCTQVSRVKMAKKASACDGLLLKINQCGTISEAIEAAQTAYSYGWSVFVSHRSGETIDDFIGDIVVGLQTGHIKSGAPCRGERLAKYNRLLQIERLLKERGHPVRYAGVDFRRAATW from the exons ATGTCTTTTCAATCTGTCAGAGCTTCTCAGATCTTCGATTCTCGAGGCAACCCAACAGTTGAGGTAGTAGTTGAAACTCTTCAAG GTCGATTCGTAGCCGGAGTTCCCTCAGGCGCTTCGACCGGAAGTCACGAAGCAGTTGAGCTCCGTGATAAAGGAGATGCTTATGGCGGCAAAG GCGTCTCGAAAGCCGTCAAAGCCGTAAACGAGGTCTTGGGGCCGGCTTTAATTCAATCCGGCATCAAGGCTTCCGAGCAGGCTAAAATCGACCAGTTGCTGATACAGCTTGACGGTACCGACAACAAGAGCAAATACGGCGCCAATGCAATTCTAGGCATTTCCATGGCTGCTGCACGAGCAGGCGCTGCTGAAAAG GGCTTGGAACTATTTGAACATTTGGCGGACTTAACCTTCCCTCAACGTGACAAAGCTAAACCTTACGTACTGCCTGTTCCTTGCACCAATCAGCTCAATGGTGGTGTACATGCAGGAAATCAGCTTGCTCCTCAAG AGTTCATGGTACTTCCAACGGGGGCTACTTCGTTTGAGGAGGCGATGCGTATTGTGACGGAATGTTACCATTCGTTGAAATCGGTAATCACTGAGAAATTTGGCCTCGCAG GAACTGGTATCGGTGACGAGGGAGGCTTTGCTCCGCCGGTTGATTCGATTGATCAAGCTCTGGACCTCTTGGTGGAGGCAAGCGCCAAAGCTGGCCACTCGAACAATGTTCATTTTGCCATTGACCCCGCCTCCTCAGAGTTCTTTAAAGACGGTGTGTACGACCTGGACTTCAAGTCTACCGATCAACTTGAAACCCATCGATGCCTATCTCCAGACCAGATGGCAAGTCTGTACAATGATCTTATCTCGAAATATCCATTGATACTTCTGGAAGACCCGTTTGCCGAAGATGATTGGGATAGCTGGACAAAGTTTATGGAAAAGATTAATGGAAGGATTGAGGTGGTAGGAGACGACCTTCTGTGCACTCAAGTCAGCAGGGTAAAAATGGCCAAGAAAGCATCAGCGTGTGATGGCCTTCTTCTAAAG ATCAACCAATGCGGTACTATTAGCGAAGCGATTGAAGC TGCCCAGACCGCTTATAGCTATGGTTGGTCTGTTTTTGTATCTCATCGTAGTGGTGAGACCATTGACGATTTCATTGGTG ATATCGTAGTAGGTCTGCAAACTGGACATATCAAGTCTGGGGCGCCTTGCCGAGGCGAGAGGTTGGCCAAATATAATCGCTTGCTCCAAATTGAGCGACTTCTCAAAGAGCGTGGCCATCCTGTTCGGTATGCAGGAGTGGATTTCAGGCGGGCGGCTACCTGGTAG
- a CDS encoding expressed protein: MCKQVTCPNDGKPTWWGCGKHVEQALASIPPSDRCDCPHEPASVPGMYEVKKNGPSEGVQLKVGRAGADAEK, translated from the exons ATGTGTAAACAAGTCACCTGCCCGAACGATGGTAAACCCACTTGGTGGGGTTGCG GCAAACACGTCGAACAAGCCCTTGCCTCCATTCCCCCTTCCGATCGGTGCGACTGTCCTCATGAGCCTGCTAGCGTTCCGGGGATGTACGAAGTCAAGAAAAACGGACCTTCTGAGGGGGTGCAGCTGAAGGTCGGGAGGGCTGGCGCGGATGCGGAGAAGTAA
- a CDS encoding expressed protein, giving the protein MTPAYEREETMNSPYSSSHYLGVSEGGSSGDSQINNVRSDAAQTRNPLPRQETNATLPPYASSTAIPAYISNSCQEACSVGRAKGYLLLLSAFSKVLDQVRRTSSCISLEHSVSEVSPVQAVNGSTSWSSDCEGPLSEECRVALFVEMAVRRFGYWQERLLALKSTALPPLDVLLVWATYLGSPIWYHDDSVQGGTTHPQSAFPDFPLESVIACIDPDTLDYQPVDPGEWKAATGTPFDPIVHFESSTSAAVNCPGCRTKFSWPWILEGGKGYAQCLFVAECPTTNCRLRIDKEAMGVGRLARRIADMYDRSNCQLATRILTGGLLNHPLDIPFKSIQTSEDKSKSLCKHWRWRRSYAFAFLVEQLPRVDKREISRLSSAFVGAEEASIDLAPATFRHIGFIDTLKHLGWLNPSTWVDRSEALYTARLRYAKFMNLARSPNLIPVPTLGIEIIWQTHMLASTTYRRETQMLVGRVVDRDEAVEESVLAEAFTETAEKWKASFHVPYTTSGMLLPLPLSGLAAKVALKLHWRPRPRRLSLDRKVDYDNPIVYAVVDSTLSLPCERNSIALIDDDKARTKRALRREEYELYRVAALQWADKGKVDPALAEGLRNLTPAFMTTTLEDAKCGPGGFPCSPSYLTISGNHISGKLISSTSNGMGIVGAGLWRGNDAELAKMQPSTSL; this is encoded by the exons ATGACCCCCGCATACGAACGAGAAGAAACAATGAACTCACCCTATTCGTCGTCCCACTATCTCGGTGTGAGCGAGGGTGGAAGTAGCGGGGATTCACAAATAAACAACGTCAGGTCTGATGCCGCTCAGACAAGAAATCCACTTCCTCGACAAGAGACCAATGCGACCTTGCCTCCTTACGCTAGCTCGACCGCAATCCCTGCCTACATCTCCAACAGCTGCCAAGAAGCATGTTCAGTGGGCCGCGCAAAAGGCTATTTGCTCTTGCTTTCGGCTTTTTCTAAAGTACTCGATCAAGTCCGCAGGACGAGCTCGTGTATTAGCTTGGAACATTCCGTGAGCGAGGTTTCACCCGTACAAGCTGTAAACGGCTCTACATCATGGTCGTCAGATTGCGAAGGACCGTTGTCTGAAGAATGCAGGGTGGCTTTGTTTGTGGAAATGGCAGTCCGAAGGTTTGGCTACTGGCAGGAGCGGCTGCTAGCACTGAAAAGTACAGCATTACCCCCTCTGGATGTCCTACTAGTGTGGGCGACTTATTTGGGTTCCCCCATTTG GTATCATGATGACAGCGTTCAGGGGGGTACCACCCATCCTCAATCTGCATTCCCTGATTTTCCACTTGAATCAGTT ATTGCATGCATCGATCCTGACACCCTAGATTATCAACCGGTGGATCCTGGAGAGTGGAAAGCGGCTACTGGAACACCCTTCGATCCGATTGTTCACTTTGAATCATCAACCAGTGCGGCCGTAAATTGTCCCGGGTGCCGAACAAAATTTTCGTGGC CTTGGATCTtagagggagggaagggataTGCACAATGCCTTTTTGTCGCCGAGTGTCCCACAACAAACTGTCGACTACGAATTGACAAAGAGGCTATGGGAGTTGGACGTCTTGCACGTCGGATCGCAGACATGTATGATAGGTCTAATTGCCAACTTGC CACTCGGATACTCACCGGTGGGCTGTTAAATCATCCGCTAGATATACCTTTTAAGTCCATACAAACGTCAGAAGACAAGTCTAAAAGTTTATGTAAACACTGGCGGTGGCGTCGATCGTACGCATTTGCATTCTTAGTGGAACAGCTACCTCGCGTAGACAAGAGAGAAATCAGTAGATTGTCAAGCGCCTTTGTGGGAGCTGAGGAAGCGAGCATTGATCTTGCACCCGCG ACCTTTCGCCATATCGGTTTCATCGATACGCTCAAGCACCTTGGATGGTTGAATCCTTCAACATGGGTTGATAGGTCAGAGGCTTTGTACACGGCAAGGTTGCGTTACGCCAA ATTTATGAACCTCGCTCGATCCCCAAATCTCATACCAGTCCCGACACTAGGCATCGAGATCATCTGGCAAACCCACATGCTAGCCTCCACTACCTACCG TCGGGAAACGCAAATGCTTGTCGGCCGCGTTGTCGATCGTGATGAAGCCGTAGAAGAGTCCGTCTTGGCGGAAGCTTTCACAGAAACCGCTGAAAAATGGAAG GCCTCTTTTCACGTCCCTTATACCACATCCGGCATGCTCTTACCTCTGCCGCTATCAGGCCTTGCCGCGAAAGTAGCGTTGAAGCTGCATTGGCGACCTCGTCCTCGGCGACTATCCCTTGATAGGAAGGTCGATTATGACAATCCCATCGTCTATGCAGTTGTCGATTCTACACTCTCTCTGCCTTGTGAAAGGAATTCAATTGCGTTAATTGACGACGATAAGGCGCGTACGAAGAGGGCACTCAGACGGGAGGAATACGAATTGTACAGAGTCGCAGCGCTTCAATGGGCTGATAAGGGCAAGGTCGACCCGGCATTGGCGGAAGGTCTAAGAAATCTCACGCCAGCATTTATGACGACCACGCTCGAGGATGCAAAGTGCGGGCCTGGAGGATTTCCTTGTTCGCCATCATATTTGACAATTTCGGGCAATCATATTAGCGGCAAACTTATTTCGTCCACCTCAAATGGCATGGGTATTGTAGG CGCGGGGTTGTGGAGAGGGAACGATGCTGAGCTGGCCAAAATGCAACCATCAACGTCATTGTAG